One window from the genome of Drosophila albomicans strain 15112-1751.03 chromosome 2L, ASM965048v2, whole genome shotgun sequence encodes:
- the LOC117564563 gene encoding damage-control phosphatase ARMT1, with the protein MRTSANNSDLLDVATPRHSLLSGRFKQSFAYVALQARMPGIMQQVINTLHSNEHELVKKHGEEVWKDIQVITHNIERLKRELSNDRRFTLFHGNEVDKAEWNAFLSELPHPKRSYFRASWLHAECYLYRRLYSFFENSKHLRNFDYFLDLKQEDLRISELAITCLAKATRNLSKSFDNFGKLVRINLWSNHFDIQLNSYYFSTLEDRSDINVLTSVADLDKRLLVDESLLVWNCLMKAKSNKEIIVDYICDNAGFELFTDFLLMEYMLDHGLATQVRMHVKAIPWYISDVMPHDVEWTLKYLMDHKDECVSGLGWKLKRLLAEQRIVISPPSYFWTGPQAYFVMVDCSIGLYKLLSQAAVAIFKGDLNYRKLLGDYIWDSTEEFITCLRGFRPTNMCAMRTVKCEVICGLSEGTADRLLHTDPNWMISGTYGVIQYTDSLKCKCECLHLTASCMDKSLMCSK; encoded by the coding sequence ATGAGGACGAGCGCCAACAATTCCGATCTCTTGGATGTGGCAACGCCGCGTCACTCGCTGCTCTCGGGTCGCTTTAAGCAGAGCTTCGCCTATGTGGCGTTGCAAGCCCGAATGCCTGGCATCATGCAGCAGGTGATCAACACGTTGCACAGCAACGAACACGAGCTGGTGAAGAAGCATGGCGAAGAGGTGTGGAAGGACATTCAAGTGATCACGCACAACATCGAGAGATTGAAGCGAGAACTGAGCAACGATCGACGGTTCACTCTGTTCCATGGCAACGAGGTGGACAAGGCCGAATGGAATGCATTCCTATCCGAGTTGCCGCATCCGAAGCGTTCGTATTTCAGGGCTTCCTGGCTACATGCCGAGTGTTATCTGTATAGGCGACTCTATTCGTTCTTTGAGAACAGCAAGCACCTGCGAAACTTTGACTATTTTCTGGACCTCAAGCAGGAGGATCTGCGGATCAGTGAGCTGGCCATCACTTGCCTAGCGAAGGCAACGCGAAATCTGAGCAAATCCTTTGACAACTTCGGCAAACTTGTGCGCATCAATTTGTGGAGCAATCACTTTGACATACAGCTAAATTCCTATTACTTCAGCACCCTCGAAGATCGCTCCGATATCAATGTGTTGACTTCGGTGGCGGATCTGGACAAGCGGCTGTTGGTCGACGAGTCGCTGCTGGTGTGGAATTGCCTGATGAAGGCCAAGAGCAACAAGGAAATCATTGTCGATTACATTTGCGATAATGCTGGCTTTGAGCTATTCACCGATTTTCTGCTCATGGAATACATGCTCGATCACGGCCTGGCCACCCAGGTGCGAATGCATGTGAAGGCAATACCCTGGTATATATCCGATGTGATGCCGCACGATGTGGAATGGACCCTCAAGTATTTGATGGATCACAAAGATGAGTGTGTCTCGGGTCTGGGTTGGAAACTAAAGCGATTGCTTGCCGAGCAACGCATTGTGATCTCCCCGCCATCGTATTTCTGGACTGGACCACAAGCCTACTTTGTGATGGTCGACTGCAGCATCGGTTTGTACAAGCTGCTCTCACAGGCGGCGGTGGCCATCTTCAAGGGTGATCTCAACTATCGCAAGTTGCTCGGGGATTATATTTGGGACTCCACTGAGGAGTTTATCACGTGCTTGCGAGGCTTTCGACCTACGAATATGTGTGCAATGCGCACTGTCAAGTGCGAAGTGATCTGCGGTTTAAGCGAGGGCACTGCGGATCGTTTGCTGCACACCGATCCCAACTGGATGATCTCGGGCACGTACGGAGTTATTCAATATACCGATAGCCTGAAGTGCAAATGCGAGTGCTTGCACTTGACCGCAAGTTGCATGGATAAGTCCTTGATGTGCTCCAAGTGA